CCGCTCGGGCTGCTCGTCGCCCGGGTGAAGGTCGTACGGGCCGCCGTGGGGCCGATCCTGTCGGGCCTCCAGTCGCTTCCGTCCGTCGCGTGGGTGCCACCCGCCGTGCTGTGGCTGGGCCTGAACGACCGGATGATGTTCGCGGTGATCCTGCTGGGCGCCGTACCGTCCATCGCCAACGGGCTGGTCGCGGGCGTGGACCAGGTGCCGCCGCTGTTCCTGCGCGCGGGCCGCACGCTGGGCGCGACCGGGCTGCGGGGCGCCTGGCACATCGTCATGCCGGCCGCGCTGCCCGGCTATCTGGCAGGCCTGAAGCAGGGGTGGGCGTTCTCGTGGCGCTCCCTGATGGCCGCCGAGATCATCGCGTCGTCCCCGGAGCTGGGCCTCGGGCTCGGCCAGCTGCTGGAGAACGGCCGCAACAACTCGGACATGCCGGGGATCTTCCTGGCGATCCTGCTGATCCTGCTCGTCGGCATCGCCGTCGACCTGCTGGTCTTCAGCCCGCTGGAGCGCGCCGTGCTGCGCCGCCGCGGACTGCTGGGCAGGGGCTGAGCGCCATGACCCGTCCCGTCCGCCTCCCCCGCGACACCGGTCCCGCCCTCCTCGTCGTCGCGCACGGCAGCCGCGACCCCCGGCACGCCGCGACCGTCCACGCCCTGGTGCGCGCGGTGGCGGCGCTGCGGCCCGGCGTCCGGGTGGAGACCGCGTTCCTCGACTTCAACGTGCCGTCCGTACCGGCCGTCCTGGCGTCGCTCGCGGCCGACGGCGTACGGGACGTGGTGGCCCTGCCGCTGCTGCTGAGCCGGGCGTACCACGCCAAGGCGGACATCCCGGCGGTGCTGCGTCAGGCGCCGCCTGAGCTGCGCGTCCGTCAGGCGGAGGTGCTCGGCCCCTCGCCGCTGCTGCTGCGCGCGGCGGAGCGGCGCCTGTACGAGGCGGGTCTCACGCCCGCCGACAAGCCCGCGACCGGGATCGTCCTGGCCTTCGCGGGCTCCACCGACCCGGAGGCGAACGCGGTGTTCGCTGAAACGGCGCGGGAGCTGCGGCGTACCGGTTGGTGCGCCGTGCGGCCCGCGTTCGCCTCCGCATCCCTTCCCCGTACCGAGGACGCGGTACGGGCGCTGCGCGCGGAGGGCGTCCGCCGGGTTGCGGTCGCCCCGTATGTGATCGCGCCCGGACGGCTCCCCGACCGGATCGCGGCGGGCGCGGCGGACGCCGACGTCCTGGCCGGCGTGTTCGGCCCTGCGCCGGAACTGGCCCGGCTGCTCGTGGAGCGGTACGACGAGGCACGCGCGTCCCGCCCGCTGGTCGCCGCCGTCTAGGGCGTTCGCCGGACGTTCGCGGGCGCGGGGACGCGTTCCAGGACGCCGCCCGCGAACACGTCGTACAGCGGCAGCGTCTCCAGGTGCACGTACCCGATGTGGCAGTCGCAGACGGCCAGCGGGCAGGGGCGTGGGGCGAGCGCGGCGCGGTACGAGCCGTCGTAGAGGTTGCCCAGCTCGGCGCGGACGAAGTGGCAGCGGCGGACCGTGCCGTCGCCGTCCACGGAGACGACCGACTCGCCCGTACGGCACGGCAGCCCGGCCGAGCGGTGCGGGTGGCGGCTGTACGGGAACAGCGGGTCGACGGCCGTCCATACGGCGGCCTCCTCGTCCGTATACGTGTGGCCCTCCGCCGCGTTGACCCACAGGTAGACATGGGCGGGCAGGGCGGCGCGCAGCCGCCGGGCGTCCGGGAGGTGCTCGGGCAGGCCGACGACGCCGACGCTGTGGCGCACGCCCCGGTCGGCGAGGTCGCGCGCCTTGGCCAGGAACCGCTCGTACGGGGTCTGGCCCGGGTGGTAGGTGCACCACAGGGCGACGGTCGCGGGGTCGGCGTCCGCCAGCCAGTCGGTGCGGCAGCTGAGGTTGGTCTGGATGGCGACGCGCCCGATGTGCGGCCGGTGTGACAGCTCGACCAGGGCGCGCCGGTACCAGGAGCGGACCAGGCCCTCGCCCCAGGGGGTGAACAGCACGGACAGCCGGTCGCCGGTCTGCGCGGCGGCCCAGCCGGTGAACCGTTCCAGCGCGGCCCGGTCGGCGCGGAGCTGCTCGGTGCTGTCGCGGCGCTTGGCGAAGGGGCAGTACGGGCAGTCGTAGTCGCAGGAGGCGAGCGGCCCCCGGTACAGGATCGTCAGGTCCATGGCGGCTACTTCGGCTCGTACGCGGCCATCGCGGCCCGTACGGCGGGTGAGAACAGCTCGGGGCCGAGCGCGTCGGAGTGGGCCAGGCCCTCCGGC
This genomic window from Streptomyces thermolilacinus SPC6 contains:
- a CDS encoding ABC transporter permease — encoded protein: MGSTDTRAGTGSGAGVKSGSGTGPGASGRGGPEDLAGLEAGLDALDTVETRRAPLRETLVRKVLPPVVAVALVLAVWQLLVWAEVTDAYKLPAPSAVWDSLSEMWLQGTLFGVMWTSVSRALLGFVLALAIGTPLGLLVARVKVVRAAVGPILSGLQSLPSVAWVPPAVLWLGLNDRMMFAVILLGAVPSIANGLVAGVDQVPPLFLRAGRTLGATGLRGAWHIVMPAALPGYLAGLKQGWAFSWRSLMAAEIIASSPELGLGLGQLLENGRNNSDMPGIFLAILLILLVGIAVDLLVFSPLERAVLRRRGLLGRG
- a CDS encoding sirohydrochlorin chelatase, whose amino-acid sequence is MTRPVRLPRDTGPALLVVAHGSRDPRHAATVHALVRAVAALRPGVRVETAFLDFNVPSVPAVLASLAADGVRDVVALPLLLSRAYHAKADIPAVLRQAPPELRVRQAEVLGPSPLLLRAAERRLYEAGLTPADKPATGIVLAFAGSTDPEANAVFAETARELRRTGWCAVRPAFASASLPRTEDAVRALRAEGVRRVAVAPYVIAPGRLPDRIAAGAADADVLAGVFGPAPELARLLVERYDEARASRPLVAAV
- a CDS encoding STM4011 family radical SAM protein — its product is MDLTILYRGPLASCDYDCPYCPFAKRRDSTEQLRADRAALERFTGWAAAQTGDRLSVLFTPWGEGLVRSWYRRALVELSHRPHIGRVAIQTNLSCRTDWLADADPATVALWCTYHPGQTPYERFLAKARDLADRGVRHSVGVVGLPEHLPDARRLRAALPAHVYLWVNAAEGHTYTDEEAAVWTAVDPLFPYSRHPHRSAGLPCRTGESVVSVDGDGTVRRCHFVRAELGNLYDGSYRAALAPRPCPLAVCDCHIGYVHLETLPLYDVFAGGVLERVPAPANVRRTP